The genomic stretch tttgattttaaCAACCCTTGTGGGTGTGaggcaatatctcattgtggctttgatttctatttactaatgatgttgagcatcttttcatgtgcttcatGCTCATATGAGTGTCTGTGTCTTTGGAGAAaatctgttcaaatcctttgtccatttttaaattgggttgtcttttcactgttgtattgtaagagttctttttatatcctAGGCACAAATTTCTTACCAAAATATATGATTTACATGTATTTcatcccattctgtgggttgtcttttcactttcttgatggtgtcctttgaagcacatattttaaattttagtgatttccattttatctatttttatcttttgtcacTTACACTTTTCctttcatatctaagaaaccatggCCTAATCCAAgctcatgaagatttactccaatgttttcttctaagaattttataattttagttcttacatttacgtctttgatccatttttagttcatttttaaattttttttttaaatgtttatttatttttgacagagggacggagcgtgagctggggaggggcagagaaagagggagacacagaatccgaagcaggctccaggctctgagctgtcagcacagagcctgacgcggggctcgaactcacagactgtgagatcatgacctgagccgaagtcagacactcaacgactgagccacccaggcgcccccatttttagttcatttttatatatgatgtgagGTGTTTATGTGCGTTTAAGgcggtccagcttcattcttttgcatgtggatatctagtcCCAACACCACTTATTAAAGAGACTGATCTTTACTCGATTTAATTGTCCCGACActagtgaatatttttaatgtgatttttgtttctcaCACAAAGTATATTTCTGAGTCAAGCATACGGTAGTTATCATATATAACTTTATGAAAACTTAACAATGAATATATGATCATAAGAGGCTCCCATGATTCTCCTGCAAGTTCCCAAATAATGtacactttgttttatttttttttaacataacttattgtcaaattggcttacatacaatacccagttctcatcccaacaagtgccctcctcaatgcccatcacccattttcccctctccccaatgcccccatccaccctcagtttgttctctgtgtataagagtctcttgtggtttgccttcctccctctctgtttgtaactattttttccccttcccttccctcatggtcttctgttaagtttctcaagatctacatatgagtgaaaacatgatatcttccttttctgactgacttattttacttagcttaataccttccagttccgtccacattgctgcaaatggcatgatttcattctttctcattgccgagtagtattccattgtatatataaaccatagcttctttatccattcatcagttgatggacacttaggctctttccataatttggctactgttgaaagcgctgctataaacattgggttacatgtgcccctatgtatcagcactcctgtatcccttgggtaaattcctaatggcgctattgctgggtcataaggtagttctatttttaattttttgaggaacctccacactgttttccagagcagctgcactagtttgcattcccaccaacagataATGCACACTTTAGTTTGAAGATGAATGTTCCGTTACAGGGATCGGTGACATTCCAGGATGTGGCTGTGGACTTCACCCCAGAAGAGTGGCAGCTGCTGGACTGTGATCAGAGAACCTTGTATTGggatgtgatgctggagaactttAGAAACCTCACCGCAGTGGGTAAGGACAGTGGGTGGTAACTAACTCTTCACTGTAACTGAGCATGTACTCATAGTGCCCTTCCTGTGGGACGTGTGGACATTCTAAAGCATTACGGAGTTTGGCCCTGAATGTCAGTGGTCACAGACTCTTGATCCCCTTTGAGATGAAGCATAAACAGAGAATGTGTGTTTATGCTTCCACCTTCCAAATGGCGGAGAAAGGTCTTTTTTGTTCTAAAGTCTGTCAtcctttccaggctctgagattcAAGGAGGCAGACCTGAATTGTGAGGTAGTTGTTTGTGTCTCGCACTTTGTCTCCAGTTCTGTGTTGTTTCCCACGAACAGGGGGTCCAGTTACCAAAACAAAAGTGATCTTCAAGGAGGAGCAAGGACAGGAGTCATGGATGGTGGAGGGGGAGAACCCATGTTGGCGCTATCCAGGTGAGTGAGAGAAAGCTAGGCAGATGGGAGTCTTTGGAATTGAGATTCCAGTTGGTCAGTGAGGGACAGGTACCTTTGAAGCACCTCTTAAAAACCACACCTTTGGAAGTGACTGGGTATGCTTGACCTACCAATTCATTGTCAGATCCGCAGATGACACCTTCACTCACTCGGCCCACGTAGCTGTTTTTTGTCTTTGCTCAGCTCTTATATGGAGGAAtgtccctttcctctctgcccaggCTCCCTATGCTTCCTGTTTTATGTAGGTCCTTGCTTTGTTCTCTTAATTCCCCAAgtcctcattcttcttttttcctcatcaTGATCatagataggggtgcctgggtggcttagttaaccaaccgattcttgatctcaggtcaggtcttgatctcagggtcgtgagttcaagcctcgcattgggctccacactgggcatggagcctactttgtaaaacaaaacaaaactaaaaaatgatCCCAGATCTTTTTTTATacatctaattcttttttttttttttttttttttttttagttttttgtttttttaacgtttattcatttttttttaaatttttttttaacgtttatttatttttgagacagagagaaacagagcatgaatgggggagggtcagagagagggagacacagaatccaaaacaggctccaggctctgagttgtcagcacagagcctgacatggggctcgacctcacggaccgcgagatcatgacctgagccgaagtcggacgcttaaccgactgagccacccaggtgccccacgtttattcatttttgagagacagagagaggcagagcatgagcggggaaggggcagagagagagggagacacagaatctgaagcaggctccaggctctgagctgtcagcatagagcccaacacggagctcgaactcatgagctgtgagatcatgacctgagctgaggtcagaagctcagctgactgagccaaccaggcgcccctatacgtCTAATTCTTACACTGTAGTCAGATCATGTAGATTTGAAGTCTTACTCCACCAGTCACTGTCTAACCTAATTATTTTGTAGcacaactttatttataaaacagggataatattAATCCTCACTTCAggtttcttttaaagattatgtGAGTTACTACATGCAAACCCGTTCAAGTAGTTGGCAGATAGTAAGAGTTCAGTATatgttggctatttttatttttattttttttgtttaactttttaaagagatttttattttaaaacttacaggAACTTTATGCTCTAATTAttcctcttttcaaaaaaaaaaaacccaaaaaacctttTCTTATAGCATATACCCCATCTCTGTACCCCACCTTGCTCATCTTTCATCTCACTGCTGACTTGGGGTATCTACCTTATAGTGCATCTGTCCGCTTCACTTGGTGATACTGATGTCATTTGGAAATTCTCCAGCTTCATTTGAGTTGGTTCCTCGCTAATCTGCCCTCACCCTCACTTCCTGCTTATCCACCTTTGTTTCTTGCCTTCGTGTCTCTCTCCAGAACTTCTCCCACAGTAACTCCTTCAGAAACTGCATCCCTCTGAAGAACTTGCATGATTTTCTTTgtgctctctgtgcctctccaacTTCCCATTCCTGTAATTTTCCCCACCTGGCTTTAATCTCCGTTTATTCATAGTAACCAATATTTAATATGCTTCAACCTTCACCTTTCTCTTTAAATTATAATCAAGGATAATGACTGGCCTGCTGCTTTGCAGTCTCTGAATCACTGTGGTAAGCAACTTAGCTTTTCTGTGTCACGAGTGTTTCCTTAAATACTGTTAGACTTATTACTGGTGATTTCAATTATTAGGTTATCCAagactgatttaaaataaaattttctttttccacagagCCCGTAAAAGAAGTATGTTTCAAATGATTAAGACACCAATTAAGTGTATTTTACATTCCTGGGACCCCAACTTCTAATACAAACCAAGTGAATTTTAACTCCTGCTATGGTGTCTAGGCCATTCATGATTCTATGTTGCcaattctgttctattttctgttttatattagATGTTCGTGCAAGATTTATccaaatcatttcattttctgagtCACTCTTCTGACAAATTAGCAGGAGTTATTcctttataacatttattaagtgataCTTAAATGGCTTTTAAGGTCTCTTTAATGTGATCCCATTCTGTTTATCTGGAACGGTCCATCTTTTCCCTATTCCATGGCAGTTGGGCTCTTTAGTGAACTTTGTACACGATTTTCTTCTGTGTGTCAGTTCTTTTGATACTGGTGTGCTCTAAAACCAGCATGCTACTAAGTCTGAATTCAGTGTTCTCCTCTTTCATGATAACTCCAGCCTATGTTAATCTCTACCTATTTGAAGCTCCGTCCCAGCTCTACTATGGCTCTTTCATGAAAACTTGACATatattcttttagatttttttaaaactttatttatttatttattattattttttaaaatttacatccaagttagcatatagtgcaataatgatttcaggagtagattccagtgattcatcccctgtgtataacacccagtgctcatcccaacaagtgtgtgccttaatgccctttgcccatttagcccattcccccacctacaacccctccagcagccctcagtttgttctctgtatttaagagtctcttatgttttgacccctccctgtttttatattatttttgcttcccttcccttatgttcatctgttctgtgtcttaaagtcctcatatgagtgaagtcatatgatacttgtctttctctgactaatttcgcttagcataataccctctagttccatccacatagttgcaaatggcaagatttcattctttttgattgctgagtaatacttcattgtatatatatataccacatctttatccattcatctgtccatggacatttgggccttttccatactttggctattgtcaatagcactgctgtaaacattggggtgtatgtgccccctttgaaacagtacacctgtatcctttggctaAGTACTTAGTAGTgtaactgctgggtcgtagggtagttctatttttaattttttaaagaacctccatactattttccagggtGTCTGCACCAGTTTAAAACCCTGTAtgctcatggggcacctgggtggctcaattggttatgtgtccaacttcggctcaggtcatgatctcatggttcgtgggttcaagccctgcgttgggctctgtgctgacagctcagagcctggagcctgctttggattctgtgtctccctctctcttttgcccttttcctgctcgtgctctctctctgtctctcaacaataaataaatgttaaaaaacattttttttttaaaaccctgtgTGCTTTTAAGGCATCTTTTCTCATGATAATGCCCTGAAGAGAAAGTCCtatatcattttttgtttttataccatTGCTGAGCACACACTGGATATTTAACGAACATTTCATTAATTTACTGTTGTAAAGTCAGGCACTGTGGGATGCTTCTTATTCTTTCAGTGAAGCTTTTGTTACGTTTCCTGAGGAGgattcaaagaaagcaaaaaaacccaTTACCATTTTCCAAGGTGTGAAAATTGTGGTTGAGAGGCAAAACAGCCatatcagatatttaaaaattttatgagtGTGGAAGATTTGTTGGATGTACAATAACATTGCAGTTTTTTTCTAGCTAATTGTCAGAATGAGTGGTTTCGGGCAGCAGTGGGACTGTCCTGGAAGTTCAGAGAAAATGGAGCTTAAAGTTAAAGTATGCAAAGATGAGAGGAGTCATTTTTTGAGATTATGGAACAATGGTTCCTCCCTAAAGAATATGTAAGTACTAAATAGGGTGAGAGGTGATGAGGTAGAGCAAGTTAAGATGGGAAAGGAACATGAGcaaaatattgtaattatttagAGTCTAGAATTCTTGGAACAGAAGGTATTTGTTCAGGACTAGAAAAATGCGTGCTTAGATACCATGAATGAATTCATTATAATGTATAGTTTTGTTCACCAGGCTGATTGCCCTGGATATTTCAGTTGGTTACTATTAGTTGAGGGAACCCAGGACGCTGCTGCTTCCCATTAGTTGAAGCAGCgaggaaagaagacaggaacTTCACTCTGCATAAAGAAATCTGTAccgaaggggtgcctgggtggcttagtcggttgagtgtccgacttcagctcaggtcatgatctctctgctggtgagttcgagcctcacatcgggctctgtgctgacagctcggagcccggagcctgcttcggattctgtctccctctctctctgcccctcccccgctcacactctgtctctctctgtctctcaaaaatgaataaatgttaagaaaatttaaaaaaaaaatgtgtaccgGTGGCTATAGCCCACTGCTTGGAGCAGCTCCACAGAGAAGAAGGCATGAGGTTAGAAGCTGGGGTGTTGTACTAACACTCCACAAGGAGAGAAATTCAGGAGGGGGTTTTAaccccttctccctcttttttttagtttatttttttaagcagtttCTACACAcaatatgaggctcaaactcatgaccccgagatcaagagccatgtgctcctccgactgagccagtcaggcaccctccccccccttttaGTGGAGAGATCGACTGGAGATTTGTAGTGTCTTGAGGATAGGAATGAAAAAATGTGACTTCAGCTTTCTAAGGACTAGGTTGTTGGGTAgattgaaagaaaatgtaaaaactgtaCTTGTCAAATACAAATACAACAAATAGTTGTCGTATATAGAAACCCAACCAGAATAAAAGCAATAGCAAGCAGACAGAATCTGTGCCTGGGCTTCCAAGGACACAGGAGAATGAATCCCAGCTGTTGTAGATTGGTGCCCTCTGCAGACGTGTCTCACCTGTGATTTGGATGGAGTCAGAGGACTGGAGATGTAAGAATGTTCTTGAAGGTAACTGCCATTGTGCCAGGTGATTAAGAGGAGAAAGAGATGTGAATGAGGGAAACGGGGGGCTGTCCTACCAGGGTAATCTAGGACCGGGGTGGTGGGGACTCTGATTCTGATCTGCTGCCTCCAGATCTGGTTTTTCCTCTGATATTTTCCCTTAACTCCAGAGTCTCTTGTTCCTCTGGTCACTCATCCATGGGTAGATCCCTGCAATAGGTCTCCATTCTGTGAGATAACCATGCATCAATGTTGAGCAACCTTTTGACTTCCTTTGTGCCCTACTCACTGTAACTTGTGCCTATTTAACTGTCTTCCATAGGTCACAAGATAAGCCATCTGTTCTCATTGTCATTCATCTCCCATTTCCTcttcagttttattcttaaaGCTCAAGAGCAAGGCAAATACAGGATTTATTTCAGAATTAGATACTAGATTTGAAATCATGTTTCTTTCAATAACTGTTGATGGAAAAAATTAACGAGGCATGTCTTACTGTACTCCTTTTTAGAAGCTGATTGGCTGCTTGTTGATGAATCAGAGAAGAACCAAGAAAGCAAAGACAATtttttgaattcagttttgtTCACCTTCAATAAAATTCTGACTACGGAGAGACACCATGGTTATAACATGAGCACAAGCCTTAATCCTACAAGAAAAAAACCATATGAATGTAAATCATATGGGAAGAGTTTGCAGTCTACTTTAGATTTACTTAATTATAATACATACTATACTGGAGAAAACTCTTATGAATGCACTCAATGTGGGAAAACCTTCAAAAAGAAGTTTCATTTCattagacatgaaaaaaatcatacgAGGAAAAAGCCCTTTGAATGCAACGACTGTGGGAAAGCCTATAGCAGGAAGTCTCACCTTACATCTCATCAGAAAATCCATAATGGAGAGGGAGCCTTTGTGTGCAGTGATTGTGGGAAAGCATTTATGTACAGAGCACAACTGGTGGTCCACCAGAGacttcacactggagagaagccttaTGAATGCCATCAGTGTGGGAAGTCATTCACTTGGAACTCTTCCTTTACCCAACATGTGAAATCTCATACACTCGAAAACTCGtttgaatgtaaagaatgtgggaaaacCTTCAGGTATAGCTCATCCCTTTATAAACATTCTAGATttcatacaggagagaaaccctacCGATGTATCATATGTGGCAAAGCCTTTGGTAACACATCTGTGCTTGTTACGCATCAAAGAattcatacaggagagaaaccataTGGGTGTATTGAATGTGGCAAAGC from Panthera leo isolate Ple1 chromosome C1, P.leo_Ple1_pat1.1, whole genome shotgun sequence encodes the following:
- the ZNF684 gene encoding zinc finger protein 684 produces the protein MINFQGSVTFQDVAVDFTPEEWQLLDCDQRTLYWDVMLENFRNLTAVGGPVTKTKVIFKEEQGQESWMVEGENPCWRYPEADWLLVDESEKNQESKDNFLNSVLFTFNKILTTERHHGYNMSTSLNPTRKKPYECKSYGKSLQSTLDLLNYNTYYTGENSYECTQCGKTFKKKFHFIRHEKNHTRKKPFECNDCGKAYSRKSHLTSHQKIHNGEGAFVCSDCGKAFMYRAQLVVHQRLHTGEKPYECHQCGKSFTWNSSFTQHVKSHTLENSFECKECGKTFRYSSSLYKHSRFHTGEKPYRCIICGKAFGNTSVLVTHQRIHTGEKPYGCIECGKAFIKKSHLLRHQITHTGEKPYQCNKCGKAFSQKSNLIVHQKTHT